From the genome of Phyllostomus discolor isolate MPI-MPIP mPhyDis1 chromosome 12, mPhyDis1.pri.v3, whole genome shotgun sequence, one region includes:
- the DPEP3 gene encoding dipeptidase 3, whose protein sequence is MESFQCLDSPQDAKPLSHLNRRSGPHCRTLPACQDPRSMQPTGLECSHVLGWQHLLRLLFLLFLLPQPITRAQTKPVAFSAPTALGTNSNMTTSGVSSVPTPPGPPRARRLQERSQALMQNFPLVDGHNHLPQILREHFQNRLQSVNLRNFSHSQTNLDKLRDGLVGAQFWSADTPCQTQDQDAVRLTLEQIDLIRRMCASYTELELVTSAEGLNSTQKLACLIGVEGGHSLDSSFSVLRSFYLLGVRYLTLTFTCSTPWAESSTKFKHHFYTNVSGLTSFGEKVIGEMNRLGMMVDLSHASDTLAQQVLKVSRAPVIFSHSAARAVCDNLLNVPDDILHLLKENGGIVMVTLSMGILQCNLFANVSTVADHFDHIRAVIGSKFIGIGGSYDGSGRFPLELEDVSTYPILIEELLSRGWSEEELQGVLRGNLLRVFRQVEQVRDESSGQSPAEDEFPDRQEGRSCHSHLLSQCQREHPAAHLEVTKRPTSHVLQRPSKASPYPVLAFLATATFSVLILWLW, encoded by the exons ATGGAGTCTTTCCAGTGTCTTGACTCTCCTCAGGACGCCAAGCCGCTGAGTCACCTAAATCGACGGTCGGGACCCCATTGTCGCACTCTGCCCGCCTGCCAGGACCCGCGCAGCATGCAGCCCACCGGCCTCGAGTGTTCCCACGTGCTCGGCTGGCAGCATCTGCTGCGCCTGCTGTTCTTGCTGTTTCTGCTGCCACAGCCAATAACCCGCGCCCAGACCAAGCCGGTTGCATTCAGCGCCCCAACAGCGCTGGGAACCAACAGCAACATGACCACGTCTGGCGTCTCTAGTGTCCCAACCCCGCCAGGACCCCCTCGAGCCAGGAGACTGCAGGAGCGCTCACAGGCCTTGATGCAGAACTTCCCACTagtggatgg CCACAACCATCTGCCCCAGATCTTGAGAGAGCATTTTCAGAACAGACTACAAAGTGTTAACCTGCGCAACTTCAGTCACAGCCAGACCAACCTGGACAAGCTTAGGGATGGCCTCGTGGGAGCCCAG TTCTGGTCAGCCGACACCCCTTGCCAGACCCAGGACCAGGATGCCGTGCGCCTCACGCTGGAGCAGATCGATCTCATTCGTCGCATGTGTGCTTCCTACACTGAACTGGAGCTTGTGACCTCAGCTGAAG GTCTGAACAGCACTCAGAAGCTGGCCTGCCTCATTGGCGTGGAAGGTGGTCACTCACTGGACAGCAGTTTCTCTGTACTGCGGAGTTTTTATCTGCTGGGAGTGCGCTACCTGACCCTCACCTTCACCTGCAGCACACCCTG GGCAGAGAGTTCTACCAAGTTTAAGCACCACTTCTACACCAACGTCAGTGGGTTGACAAGCTTTGGTGAG AAGGTGATAGGGGAGATGAACCGCCTGGGCATGATGGTGGACTTGTCCCATGCGTCGGACACCTTGGCGCAACAAGTGCTGAAGGTGTCGAGGGCTCCTGTGATCTTCTCCCATTCAGCTGCCAGGGCTGTGTGTGACAATTTGCTAAATGTTCCCGATGACATCCTGCATCTTCTG AAGGAGAATGGTGGCATTGTGATGGTGACTCTGTCCATGGGGATTTTACAGTGTAATCTGTTTGCTAATGTGTCCACTGTGGCAG ACCACTTCGACCACATCAGGGCCGTCATTGGATCCAAGTTCATTGGGATTGGTGGAAGTTATGATGGGTCTGGCCG GTTCCCTCTGGAGCTAGAGGATGTATCCACATACCCAATTCTGATAGAAGAGTTACTGAGTCGGGGCTGGAGTGAGGAAGAGCTTCAGGGTGTCCTTCGAGGAAACCTGCTGCGGGTCTTCAGACAAGTGGAGCAG GTGAGAGATGAAAGCAGTGGTCAGAGCCCTGCAGAGGATGAGTTTCCAGATAGGCAGGAAGGCAGATCCTGCCACTCCCATCTCCTGTCTCAGTGTCAGCGTGAACACCCGGCCGCACACCTGGAGGTGACCAAGAGGCCAACCAGTCATGTTCTCCAGAGACCCTCAAAAGCCTCCCCATACCCTGTTCTAGCCTTCTTGGCTACTGCCACCTTCTCAGTCCTCATCCTGTGGCTCTGGTGA